One part of the Marinobacterium rhizophilum genome encodes these proteins:
- the ychF gene encoding redox-regulated ATPase YchF yields the protein MGFKCGIVGLPNVGKSTLFNALTKAGIDAENFPFCTIEPNSGVVPMPDPRLNKLADIVKPQRVLPTTMEFVDIAGLVAGASKGEGLGNKFLANIRETDAIAHVVRCFEDDNVIHVANRIHPLDDIEIINMELALADQDSVEKQLQRVTRNAKGGDKDALRAKALLEKLLPHLSEGQPVRSMTNLSEDDYKLLPSLHLLTTKPTMYIANVSEDGFEDNPHLDQVRELAATEGAVVVAICNKLESEIAELDDEERLEFLQDLGMEEPGLDRVIRAGYGLLGLQTYFTAGVKEVRAWTVKVGATAPQAAGVIHTDFEKGFIRAEVVGYDDFVNFNGEQGAKEAGKWRLEGKEYIVKDGDVVHFRFNV from the coding sequence ATGGGTTTCAAATGCGGTATCGTCGGCCTGCCCAATGTAGGCAAGTCCACCCTGTTTAATGCACTGACCAAGGCCGGTATCGATGCCGAGAACTTTCCGTTCTGCACCATCGAACCCAACTCGGGCGTGGTGCCCATGCCGGACCCGCGCCTCAACAAGCTGGCCGACATCGTCAAGCCCCAGCGCGTGCTGCCGACCACCATGGAATTTGTCGATATCGCAGGCCTGGTCGCCGGCGCCTCCAAGGGCGAGGGCCTGGGCAACAAGTTCCTGGCCAACATCCGCGAAACCGATGCCATCGCCCATGTCGTGCGCTGCTTTGAAGACGACAACGTGATTCATGTCGCCAACCGCATTCACCCGCTGGATGATATCGAGATCATCAACATGGAGCTGGCGCTGGCAGACCAGGATTCCGTCGAGAAGCAGCTGCAGCGCGTGACCCGCAACGCCAAGGGCGGTGACAAGGACGCCCTGCGCGCCAAGGCGCTGCTGGAGAAACTGCTGCCGCACCTGAGCGAAGGCCAGCCGGTACGCTCCATGACCAACCTGAGCGAAGACGATTACAAGCTGCTGCCCAGCCTGCACCTGCTGACCACCAAGCCGACCATGTACATCGCCAACGTGTCCGAGGACGGCTTCGAAGACAACCCGCACCTGGACCAGGTGCGCGAGCTGGCCGCCACCGAAGGTGCGGTTGTGGTCGCCATCTGCAACAAGCTGGAATCCGAAATCGCCGAACTCGACGACGAAGAGCGCCTCGAGTTCCTGCAGGACCTGGGCATGGAAGAACCGGGCCTGGACCGCGTTATCCGCGCAGGCTACGGCCTGCTGGGCCTGCAGACCTACTTCACCGCCGGCGTGAAGGAAGTCCGCGCCTGGACCGTCAAGGTCGGTGCCACGGCCCCCCAGGCGGCTGGCGTGATTCACACCGATTTCGAGAAAGGCTTCATCCGCGCAGAAGTGGTGGGCTATGACGACTTCGTCAACTTCAACGGCGAACAGGGTGCCAAGGAAGCCGGTAAATGGCGCCTGGAAGGCAAGGAATACATCGTCAAGGATGGCGATGTGGTGCACTTCCGCTTCAACGTCTGA
- the serB gene encoding phosphoserine phosphatase SerB — protein sequence MKEIILLTVSGTDKPGVTSAISAILAQYNINILDIGQAVIHNTLSLGILVEVPGAAESSGVLRDLLFKAHELQMTVRFEPVDESAYESWVGVQGKSRHIITLLARRITSAHIAKVTEIAARHDLNIDNISRLSGRVSLNSVPGPGDRTKACVEFSVRGVPADNGALREEFLKAASDLDVDIAFQEDNIYRRNRRLVVFDMDSTLIEAEVIDELAKEAGVGDQVIEITEAAMRGELDFDESFRRRVALLKGLDASVLQRIAENLPMTEGVEELVSNLRALGFKTAILSGGFNYFGRYLQQKLGFDYVYANDLDIVDGKVTGEVKGDIVNGQRKAELLREIAAREGVRLEQTIAVGDGANDLPMLSIAGLGIAFRAKPLVRQSAKQAISTLGLDGILYLIGFRDRDTLVPAADSQG from the coding sequence GTGAAAGAGATTATCTTGCTAACCGTTTCCGGCACCGACAAGCCGGGCGTGACCTCCGCAATCAGCGCCATTCTGGCGCAGTACAACATCAACATTCTCGATATCGGCCAGGCGGTGATTCACAACACCCTGTCGCTTGGCATTCTGGTGGAAGTGCCCGGGGCGGCGGAATCCTCCGGCGTACTGCGGGATCTGCTGTTCAAGGCGCATGAGCTGCAAATGACCGTGCGCTTTGAGCCGGTGGACGAAAGCGCCTACGAGTCCTGGGTGGGTGTGCAGGGCAAGTCACGCCATATTATTACCCTGCTGGCGCGGCGTATCACCTCGGCCCATATCGCCAAGGTGACCGAAATAGCCGCACGCCATGATCTGAACATCGACAATATCAGTCGCCTGTCCGGCCGGGTGTCGCTCAATAGCGTGCCTGGCCCGGGGGATCGCACCAAGGCCTGCGTCGAGTTCTCGGTACGTGGTGTACCGGCGGACAATGGCGCACTGCGGGAGGAGTTCCTCAAGGCCGCCAGTGACCTGGACGTGGATATCGCCTTCCAGGAAGACAACATCTACCGCCGCAACCGCCGCCTGGTGGTGTTCGACATGGATTCGACCCTGATCGAAGCCGAGGTGATCGACGAGCTGGCCAAGGAGGCCGGGGTCGGCGATCAGGTGATCGAGATTACCGAAGCGGCGATGCGCGGCGAGCTGGACTTTGACGAGAGCTTCCGCCGTCGCGTGGCACTGCTCAAGGGGCTCGATGCTTCTGTACTGCAGCGCATTGCCGAGAACCTGCCGATGACCGAAGGCGTGGAGGAGCTGGTATCCAACTTGCGGGCACTGGGTTTCAAGACGGCGATTCTGTCCGGCGGCTTCAATTACTTCGGGCGCTACCTGCAGCAGAAGCTGGGGTTTGACTATGTCTATGCCAACGACCTGGATATTGTCGATGGTAAGGTCACGGGCGAAGTGAAGGGCGATATCGTCAACGGCCAGCGCAAGGCGGAACTGCTGCGCGAAATTGCCGCCCGTGAAGGTGTGCGGCTGGAGCAGACCATCGCTGTGGGAGATGGCGCCAACGACCTGCCGATGCTGTCGATTGCCGGGCTCGGCATCGCGTTTCGTGCCAAGCCGCTGGTGCGCCAGAGTGCCAAGCAGGCCATCTCCACCCTGGGGCTGGACGGCATTCTCTACCTGATCGGCTTCCGGGACCGTGATACCCTGGTGCCGGCTGCCGACAGCCAGGGCTGA
- a CDS encoding ribose-phosphate pyrophosphokinase produces the protein MSRMMVFTGNANPELAQKVVERLDIPMGKAVVGRFSDGEVNVEIQENVRGKDVFIIQSTCAPTNDNLMELIVLADALRRASASRVTAVVPYFGYARQDRRPRSARVAISARVVADMISAVGIDRVLTVDLHADQIQGFFDSPVDNVYGSPVLLDDIVDQQYDNIMVVSPDVGGVVRARAIAKQLDCDLAIIDKRRERANESQVMNIIGDVEGRTCILVDDMCDTAGTLCKAAKALKDNGAAKVYAYATHPVLSGPAVQNLNNSELDELVVTDTIPLSQAAQECSKVRQLTLAPMLAEAVRRVCNEESISAMFR, from the coding sequence GTGTCTAGAATGATGGTCTTCACCGGCAATGCCAATCCGGAACTCGCCCAGAAAGTGGTCGAGCGCCTTGATATTCCGATGGGCAAAGCAGTCGTCGGCCGTTTTAGCGACGGTGAAGTGAACGTAGAGATCCAGGAAAACGTCCGCGGCAAGGATGTCTTCATCATCCAGTCGACCTGCGCACCGACCAACGACAACCTGATGGAACTCATCGTGCTGGCGGACGCGCTGCGTCGCGCATCCGCCAGCCGCGTGACCGCCGTAGTGCCCTACTTTGGCTACGCCCGTCAGGATCGCCGCCCCCGCTCTGCCCGCGTGGCAATCAGCGCCCGGGTCGTGGCGGACATGATCTCCGCTGTCGGCATCGACCGCGTACTGACCGTTGACCTGCATGCCGACCAGATCCAGGGCTTCTTCGACAGCCCTGTGGACAACGTCTACGGCTCGCCGGTGCTGCTGGATGACATCGTAGATCAGCAGTACGACAACATCATGGTCGTGTCACCGGACGTCGGCGGCGTGGTGCGTGCCCGCGCCATCGCCAAGCAGCTGGATTGCGACCTGGCCATCATCGACAAGCGCCGTGAGCGTGCCAACGAGTCCCAGGTGATGAACATCATCGGTGATGTCGAAGGCCGCACCTGCATCCTGGTCGACGACATGTGCGATACCGCCGGCACCCTGTGCAAGGCTGCCAAAGCGCTGAAAGACAACGGTGCTGCCAAGGTTTACGCCTATGCAACCCACCCGGTACTGTCAGGCCCTGCGGTGCAGAACCTGAACAACAGCGAGCTGGACGAGCTGGTGGTGACGGACACCATTCCGCTATCCCAGGCCGCACAGGAATGCTCGAAGGTACGCCAGCTCACCCTGGCACCGATGCTGGCAGAAGCGGTACGCCGCGTCTGCAACGAAGAATCCATCAGCGCGATGTTCCGCTAA
- a CDS encoding 50S ribosomal protein L25/general stress protein Ctc, with amino-acid sequence MTNFVIEAVSRADQGKGASRRLRTQGLVPGILYGGENDKNPIAISLNNNELVKQLNDQTFFSSILTIKLNGEEQKVIIKDLQRHPARPQVLHADFQRVTNESRIRITVPLQFINFEKSAAAKASAKFAVEKNTAEILCNAGQLPEALQIDLSNAEGGKVLHLSDISLPEGVEIVALRRGGDHDQGIGYVYAPRGAKAAK; translated from the coding sequence ATGACTAACTTTGTAATCGAAGCAGTATCCCGTGCGGATCAGGGCAAAGGTGCGAGCCGCCGCCTTCGCACCCAGGGACTCGTGCCTGGCATCCTGTACGGTGGCGAAAACGACAAGAACCCGATCGCGATCAGCCTGAACAACAACGAACTGGTTAAGCAGCTGAACGATCAGACTTTCTTCTCCAGCATTCTGACCATCAAGCTGAATGGCGAAGAGCAGAAAGTCATCATCAAGGATCTGCAGCGCCACCCGGCTCGCCCGCAGGTTCTGCACGCTGACTTCCAGCGCGTCACCAACGAAAGCCGCATCCGTATCACGGTTCCGCTGCAGTTCATCAACTTCGAAAAGTCTGCTGCCGCCAAGGCATCGGCCAAGTTCGCCGTTGAGAAGAACACTGCCGAGATCCTGTGCAACGCCGGCCAGCTGCCGGAAGCCCTGCAGATCGACCTGAGCAACGCTGAAGGCGGCAAGGTACTTCACCTGTCCGACATCAGCCTGCCGGAAGGCGTTGAAATCGTTGCTCTGCGTCGCGGCGGTGACCACGACCAGGGTATCGGTTACGTCTACGCTCCGCGTGGCGCCAAGGCTGCGAAGTAA
- a CDS encoding EAL domain-containing protein, producing MSDSTTSNAADTQPEPQGPRDPRRLRKNVHILFLGLASSETDHVINLLRSARIAPRGRQIENEKDFLGALSERSWDLIVCSPNEGELKNNRVLHHLLRLDKDIPVVQLMDELDCARMAKGLKDGMRAVVSKQDTELLLLSLQQELSSLEHRRDLRMAEARLSDAERRCQQLMDVSSNGIVCLDGERIMYANPCFCRLFGYSDEGPLLNQPFERLMIAEDREELTEQLRAFKDARRKDMLMQLSAERADGSNFVANLEMQEARYNDRPCVQLTIRPDRQFRELQQAAQQELVTGLYNRQFLEQSLEESVQNALNGGYDCNLLYISIDQYSVIRSEIGFEGCDQVARDIADILRQNVNQAHLIARPSDDIFVVIFRDPSPDKSVRLARKLCGAIADNTTSVNSTLLHVTCSIGVTTINDNSPRPDEVVARARMASESLRNRQSGGNGVKLYTVETQAKPSDSKTVRMLRDAVKDQRFRLLFQPVVALHQETDANHYEVLLRLLDPENREISPNIFLATVDHADLSITMDRWVIRESLQQLRTELEKGHRNRLFITITGGTLKDKDLVPWLSDVLREFRLPADRIVFQLSETDISSQLPTAIEFTRAIKELHCRICIKHFGTSTSYREVAKAIAADYIKIDGSYVQDLANSNSLDKSFNRMVEQLNSNRRITIAPLVEGTKVMSKLWKSGVNLIQGYYLQPPRERMDYDFFEQ from the coding sequence ATGTCTGACTCAACCACGTCGAATGCCGCCGACACCCAACCTGAGCCCCAGGGCCCGCGCGACCCGCGCCGACTGCGCAAGAACGTACACATCCTTTTTCTGGGGCTTGCCTCGAGCGAAACCGACCATGTCATCAATCTGCTACGCTCGGCCCGCATCGCCCCGCGTGGACGCCAGATCGAAAACGAAAAAGACTTTCTCGGCGCCCTGAGCGAACGCTCCTGGGACCTGATCGTCTGCTCACCCAACGAAGGCGAACTGAAAAACAACCGCGTCCTGCACCACCTGCTGCGCCTGGACAAGGATATTCCGGTGGTACAGCTGATGGACGAGCTGGACTGCGCCCGCATGGCCAAGGGCCTCAAGGACGGCATGCGCGCGGTGGTAAGCAAACAGGATACCGAGTTGCTGCTATTGAGCCTGCAGCAGGAGCTGAGCAGCCTGGAACACCGCCGCGACCTGCGCATGGCCGAGGCGAGGCTCAGCGATGCCGAACGGCGCTGCCAACAGCTGATGGATGTTTCCAGCAACGGCATCGTCTGTCTCGACGGTGAGCGCATCATGTATGCCAACCCCTGCTTCTGTCGCCTGTTTGGCTACAGCGATGAAGGCCCGCTGCTCAACCAGCCGTTTGAGCGCCTCATGATCGCCGAAGACCGCGAAGAGCTGACCGAACAGCTGCGCGCCTTCAAGGACGCCAGGCGCAAGGACATGCTGATGCAGCTGTCGGCCGAGCGCGCCGATGGCAGCAACTTCGTTGCCAACCTCGAAATGCAGGAAGCACGCTACAACGACAGACCCTGCGTACAGCTCACCATTCGCCCGGATCGCCAGTTCCGTGAACTGCAACAGGCGGCACAGCAGGAGCTGGTCACCGGCCTTTATAACCGCCAGTTCCTGGAGCAGAGCCTGGAAGAATCCGTCCAGAACGCCCTGAACGGCGGCTATGACTGTAACCTGCTCTATATCAGCATCGATCAGTACAGCGTCATTCGCTCGGAGATAGGCTTTGAGGGCTGCGACCAGGTGGCACGGGACATTGCCGACATCCTGCGTCAGAACGTCAACCAGGCCCACCTGATCGCCCGCCCCAGCGATGACATCTTTGTGGTGATATTCCGCGACCCCAGCCCCGACAAGTCGGTACGCCTGGCCCGCAAACTGTGCGGCGCCATCGCCGACAACACCACCAGCGTCAACAGCACGCTGCTGCATGTCACCTGCTCCATCGGCGTCACCACCATCAACGACAACTCTCCCCGGCCCGACGAAGTGGTGGCCCGCGCTCGCATGGCATCGGAAAGCCTGCGCAACCGCCAGAGTGGCGGCAATGGCGTGAAACTGTACACCGTGGAAACCCAGGCCAAGCCCAGCGATTCCAAAACCGTGCGCATGCTGCGCGATGCGGTCAAGGATCAGCGTTTCCGCCTGCTGTTTCAGCCGGTGGTCGCGCTGCACCAGGAAACCGACGCCAACCACTACGAGGTGCTGCTGCGCCTGCTGGACCCGGAGAACCGGGAAATATCCCCCAATATCTTTCTGGCCACCGTGGACCATGCCGACCTCAGCATCACCATGGACCGCTGGGTGATTCGCGAAAGCCTGCAGCAGCTGCGCACGGAACTGGAGAAGGGCCACCGCAACCGGCTCTTTATCACCATTACCGGCGGCACCCTGAAGGACAAGGACCTGGTGCCCTGGCTGTCCGATGTACTGCGTGAGTTCCGCCTGCCGGCGGACCGCATCGTGTTCCAGCTCAGCGAAACCGATATCTCATCCCAGCTGCCAACAGCCATCGAATTCACCCGCGCCATCAAGGAACTGCACTGCCGCATCTGCATCAAGCACTTCGGCACCTCCACCAGCTACCGCGAGGTCGCTAAGGCCATCGCCGCCGACTACATCAAGATCGACGGCTCCTACGTGCAGGACCTGGCCAACAGCAACTCGCTGGATAAAAGCTTCAACCGGATGGTCGAGCAGCTCAACAGCAATCGCCGCATCACCATTGCGCCGCTGGTCGAGGGCACCAAGGTCATGAGCAAACTGTGGAAGTCCGGGGTCAACCTGATTCAGGGCTACTACCTGCAGCCTCCGCGCGAACGCATGGATTACGACTTCTTCGAGCAGTAG
- the pth gene encoding aminoacyl-tRNA hydrolase — translation MNDRIQLIVGLGNPGDNYHQTRHNAGADLVGQLAAWHNCTLAPERKFHGRYGKIVLNGQPVHLLIPHTFMNLSGQAVAALATFYKIPTQSILVAHDELDLPPGVARFKHGGGHGGHNGLRDIITRLGNDKNFYRLRLGIGHPGHSSQVAAFVLKKAPGSERDKTLAASDEALRYLPEATSGEWGRAMNGLHSFQG, via the coding sequence ATGAATGACAGGATCCAGCTGATCGTTGGCCTCGGGAATCCGGGCGACAACTATCATCAGACCCGCCACAATGCCGGTGCCGACCTTGTCGGGCAGCTTGCTGCCTGGCATAACTGCACGCTGGCACCGGAACGCAAGTTTCACGGACGCTACGGCAAGATCGTTCTCAACGGTCAGCCGGTCCACTTGCTGATTCCCCACACCTTCATGAATTTGAGCGGTCAGGCCGTCGCAGCCCTGGCAACGTTCTACAAGATTCCCACCCAGTCCATTCTGGTCGCTCATGATGAGCTCGACCTGCCCCCCGGTGTCGCCCGTTTCAAGCATGGCGGCGGACACGGTGGTCACAATGGTCTGCGTGACATCATTACCCGCCTGGGTAATGACAAGAATTTCTACCGCCTGCGCTTAGGTATTGGCCACCCCGGCCACAGCAGCCAGGTTGCCGCCTTCGTACTCAAGAAGGCTCCCGGCAGCGAGCGGGACAAAACCCTCGCCGCCTCCGATGAAGCCCTGCGATACCTGCCCGAAGCCACTTCCGGGGAATGGGGTCGCGCCATGAACGGGCTCCACAGCTTCCAAGGTTAA
- the lolB gene encoding lipoprotein insertase outer membrane protein LolB: protein MRALLLTLLLTLLAGCSTFRADPAPPSGSWDEYQLRALALQNWTLDSKVGIRTADDSQSARMQWQQQTPDYRISISGPLGQGGALIEGNDQGVSIDIAGEGRYASDSPEALLQSLLGWSFPVEQVRFWIRGLPAPGLPFAPTFSENRLQTLEQGGWLIHYSAYSKDLGQVLPQRITLKRADLTITVIIKEWIAS, encoded by the coding sequence ATGCGCGCACTCCTGCTGACGCTGCTGCTGACCCTGCTGGCCGGCTGCAGTACCTTTCGGGCCGACCCCGCACCGCCCAGCGGCAGCTGGGATGAATACCAGCTGCGGGCGCTGGCGCTGCAGAACTGGACGCTGGACAGCAAGGTCGGCATCCGCACCGCGGATGACAGCCAGAGCGCCCGCATGCAATGGCAGCAACAGACGCCAGACTATCGCATCAGCATCAGCGGCCCGCTGGGCCAGGGGGGCGCCCTGATCGAGGGTAACGATCAGGGCGTGAGCATCGATATCGCCGGCGAAGGCCGCTACGCCTCGGACAGCCCCGAAGCGCTGCTGCAATCGCTGCTGGGCTGGAGCTTTCCGGTCGAACAGGTGAGGTTCTGGATTCGCGGCCTGCCGGCGCCCGGCCTGCCCTTTGCACCGACATTCAGCGAAAATCGTCTGCAAACGCTTGAACAGGGCGGATGGTTGATCCATTATTCCGCCTACTCAAAGGACCTGGGGCAGGTGCTGCCACAGCGCATAACCCTGAAACGCGCAGATCTGACCATCACGGTGATCATCAAGGAGTGGATCGCGTCCTGA
- a CDS encoding tetratricopeptide repeat protein: MNKTLLGIVISSLFAAGCSFQPAKTETTAPLALDPVQYQPGEFNRESLLQLLQAEIAGQRRQFDVALEIYLQQARLTRDPGVAERATRIAQYLQRPDDMLQAAELWIEAQPDNPEPYQLAAGLLLHEGDYEAALPLMERALAEDSRQALALLVGQAGNISPRQLDGYIAMLDRQLEKAPGDSYLLLTRGQLLKQLDRTDEALADFDQVLRQNPDDLDALMLKAELLRLSDRPGEALQLLRPYLKSQSENRQIRVLQVQLLFQDQQQSQASDAARRLIRDFPDDNQLHYYLALLMLENDQLSQSRIALEQLLEQSPDNSEPHFYLGYIAQTQGRNEEAIEHYSRVSDGSNLFQSYARTLNLLDTPADQARIELILENARARYPELAPRFYGLQAEWLNQHASRDAALAILDQGLAELGNEVTLLYSRAMLIDPDNFPQIEQDLRKVLEMEPDNASALNALGYTLTLYTDRYDEAYRLIEQALQQKPDDPAVLDSMGWVLFKLQRFAEAIDYLQRAYDNFPDPEVTGHLIRAYWADGRQNRARELLEQHLGEDPQNEHLREAARALGVN; encoded by the coding sequence ATGAACAAAACCCTGCTCGGCATTGTGATCAGCTCGCTATTTGCCGCGGGCTGCAGTTTCCAGCCTGCCAAAACCGAAACCACCGCCCCCCTGGCACTGGACCCCGTGCAGTACCAGCCGGGCGAGTTCAATCGTGAGTCCCTGTTGCAGCTGCTGCAGGCAGAGATTGCCGGCCAGCGGCGCCAGTTTGATGTCGCGCTGGAGATTTACCTGCAGCAGGCCAGGCTGACCCGCGACCCGGGCGTGGCGGAGCGGGCCACCCGTATTGCCCAGTACCTGCAGCGTCCGGACGACATGCTGCAGGCCGCCGAGCTCTGGATCGAGGCACAGCCGGACAACCCCGAGCCCTACCAGCTCGCCGCCGGCCTGCTGTTGCACGAAGGCGACTACGAGGCCGCCCTGCCGCTGATGGAGCGTGCCCTGGCCGAAGACAGTCGCCAGGCGCTGGCGCTGCTCGTGGGCCAGGCTGGCAACATCAGCCCCCGGCAACTCGACGGCTATATCGCCATGCTGGACCGTCAGCTGGAAAAGGCGCCGGGCGACAGCTACCTGCTGCTGACCCGCGGCCAGCTGCTCAAGCAGCTCGACCGAACCGACGAGGCGCTGGCTGACTTCGACCAGGTATTGCGGCAGAACCCGGACGACCTCGATGCCCTGATGCTGAAGGCGGAACTGCTGCGCCTGAGTGACCGCCCCGGCGAGGCGCTGCAATTGCTGCGTCCCTACCTGAAAAGCCAGAGCGAAAATCGCCAGATACGGGTGCTGCAGGTGCAGCTGCTGTTCCAGGACCAGCAGCAGTCACAAGCCAGCGACGCCGCCCGCAGACTGATCCGGGATTTCCCCGATGACAACCAGCTGCACTATTACCTGGCATTGCTGATGCTGGAAAATGATCAGCTGAGCCAGAGCCGCATCGCCCTGGAGCAGCTGCTGGAGCAATCCCCGGACAACAGCGAACCCCACTTTTACCTGGGCTACATCGCCCAGACGCAGGGACGCAACGAGGAAGCGATCGAGCATTACAGCCGCGTCAGCGATGGCTCCAACCTGTTTCAGTCCTATGCCCGCACCCTCAACCTGCTGGACACGCCGGCCGACCAGGCCCGCATCGAGCTGATTCTGGAAAATGCCCGCGCCCGCTACCCGGAGCTCGCACCCCGTTTTTATGGCCTGCAGGCCGAATGGCTCAACCAGCACGCCAGCCGGGACGCCGCCCTGGCCATCCTGGACCAGGGCCTGGCGGAACTCGGCAACGAGGTCACCCTGCTGTACAGCCGCGCCATGCTCATCGACCCGGACAATTTTCCGCAGATCGAGCAGGATCTGCGCAAGGTGCTCGAAATGGAGCCGGACAACGCCAGTGCACTGAACGCCCTGGGCTACACCCTGACCCTTTACACTGATCGCTACGACGAAGCCTACCGGCTGATCGAACAGGCCCTGCAGCAAAAGCCGGACGACCCCGCGGTGCTGGATTCCATGGGCTGGGTGCTGTTCAAGCTGCAGCGCTTTGCCGAAGCCATCGACTACCTGCAACGGGCCTACGACAACTTCCCGGACCCGGAAGTCACCGGCCACCTGATCCGGGCCTACTGGGCCGATGGTCGCCAGAACCGTGCCCGCGAACTGCTGGAGCAGCACCTGGGCGAGGATCCACAGAACGAACACCTGCGTGAAGCGGCCAGGGCACTGGGAGTCAACTGA